From Rhodovastum atsumiense, a single genomic window includes:
- a CDS encoding C39 family peptidase, giving the protein MTMRRWMIRALPLALLAGCHGGEAVPQAKAVRSLLEARQQNVVIQKYDLSCGAAALATLLKYGHGEDVTEHDAAAGMLRRTSIALVQQRLGFSLLDLKRFAQTRGFEADGYAELTLSDLIDFGAAIVPVKLRGFNHFVVFRGVQGDRVLLADPAFGNRTMPIARFEDIWQGRIGFLLRRTDGHPSPNLLAARPSDFWASSGPLRVASPKPVQTAPADALATAAGARARPDHPTPQAPGG; this is encoded by the coding sequence ATGACAATGCGACGCTGGATGATCCGTGCCCTTCCCCTCGCGCTGCTCGCGGGATGCCATGGCGGCGAGGCCGTGCCGCAGGCGAAGGCCGTGCGCAGCCTGCTTGAAGCGCGCCAGCAGAACGTGGTGATTCAGAAATACGACCTCAGCTGCGGCGCGGCAGCGCTCGCGACCCTGCTGAAATACGGCCATGGCGAAGATGTCACCGAGCACGATGCCGCCGCCGGCATGTTGCGGCGGACCAGCATCGCGCTGGTGCAGCAGCGTCTCGGCTTCTCGTTGCTGGACCTCAAGCGCTTCGCGCAGACGCGCGGGTTCGAGGCGGACGGCTACGCCGAACTCACCCTTTCGGATCTCATCGACTTCGGCGCCGCGATCGTGCCGGTGAAGCTGCGGGGGTTCAACCACTTCGTCGTGTTCCGCGGCGTGCAGGGAGATCGGGTGCTGCTGGCCGACCCGGCCTTCGGCAACCGCACGATGCCGATCGCCAGGTTCGAGGATATCTGGCAGGGGAGGATCGGCTTTTTGCTGCGCCGCACCGACGGGCATCCTTCGCCGAACCTGCTGGCGGCCCGGCCTTCGGATTTCTGGGCCTCCAGCGGCCCGCTGCGGGTGGCATCGCCGAAGCCGGTGCAGACGGCCCCCGCCGATGCTCTGGCCACCGCGGCGGGCGCCAGGGCAAGGCCGGATCATCCCACGCCGCAGGCCCCGGGGGGCTGA
- a CDS encoding transporter yields MLREIQRRDALIEQLTRRVEALERARPATAAAPTAAAPARPPPNGGKPRTATAPPAPPPAPPAAEPAAAQDRAKPDDTQEEMIARALENTLVDQGGQLLPAGTMQIVPDLRYSYHSLTQLSYVNLGTGILPAPVTQRVRQDMLQAGLGLRIGLPWESQFEIRVPYGWNSGQATFGGSITRHSTHTGIGDVSIGLSKQVLHEHGLLPDVLLNLFYYAGTGSSSYSQNQIATFPFAVGTGTGFDSLQGSMTLLKRQDPLVFLGQIFYTHNFPGKFNGISTSLGDSVGARVSTLLAASPETSLRLAFDTVFQSKGESAGRPIPGSDQVFSWLEIGAGVVLSPRVFLDASVGIGLTQDTPDFRVMLSMPIRF; encoded by the coding sequence TTGCTGCGTGAAATCCAGCGGCGTGACGCCCTCATCGAGCAGCTCACCCGTCGGGTCGAAGCACTCGAACGGGCGCGCCCGGCCACGGCCGCCGCGCCAACAGCCGCCGCGCCCGCCCGCCCCCCGCCGAACGGAGGAAAGCCGCGCACCGCCACGGCGCCCCCCGCGCCCCCACCCGCCCCGCCAGCCGCGGAACCGGCAGCGGCGCAGGATCGCGCGAAGCCGGACGACACCCAGGAAGAGATGATCGCCCGTGCCCTGGAAAATACCCTGGTCGATCAGGGCGGCCAGCTTCTGCCGGCAGGAACGATGCAGATCGTCCCGGACCTACGCTATTCGTACCATAGCCTGACCCAACTCAGCTACGTCAACCTGGGAACCGGCATTCTGCCGGCGCCGGTGACGCAGCGGGTACGGCAGGACATGTTGCAGGCCGGCCTCGGTCTGCGCATCGGGCTGCCCTGGGAATCGCAGTTCGAAATTCGCGTTCCGTACGGCTGGAACAGCGGCCAGGCGACGTTCGGGGGCAGCATCACGCGGCACAGCACCCACACCGGGATCGGCGACGTCTCCATCGGTCTTTCCAAGCAGGTGCTGCACGAACACGGCCTGCTGCCGGATGTGCTGCTGAACCTGTTTTATTATGCCGGCACCGGAAGCTCGTCCTATTCGCAGAACCAGATCGCGACTTTTCCCTTCGCGGTGGGAACGGGCACCGGCTTTGACAGCCTGCAGGGAAGCATGACCCTGCTGAAGCGCCAGGACCCCCTGGTGTTTCTCGGCCAGATTTTCTACACGCACAACTTTCCGGGCAAGTTCAACGGTATCAGCACCTCGCTCGGTGATTCGGTGGGCGCGCGGGTCTCGACGCTTTTGGCGGCGAGCCCCGAAACGTCGCTGCGGCTTGCCTTCGATACGGTCTTCCAGTCGAAAGGCGAGTCGGCCGGACGGCCGATTCCCGGGTCCGATCAGGTGTTCTCGTGGCTGGAGATCGGGGCGGGCGTGGTGCTGAGCCCAAGGGTCTTCCTTGACGCGTCGGTGGGGATCGGATTGACGCAGGACACGCCCGATTTCAGGGTGATGCTCTCCATGCCAATCCGATTCTGA
- a CDS encoding response regulator transcription factor → MDSIAITRECLLHMVASRPGGARVEGVPDASIAVMEQPDLVLVYARATPVDKEPVIRQFDLIRSRYGPAPIVVIADLDDHECMLAAFRHAARGYVPTTLPRLVVVAAIELVLAGGTFVPEQIISRHLVPSVVPVDPPPSEPASPATGPDMLLTTRETDVLQLLREGKPNKVIAYALQISESTVKVHVRNIMKKLRATNRTQVALFTHVSCAGSAAVTAVGT, encoded by the coding sequence GTGGACTCCATCGCCATCACCCGCGAATGTCTGCTTCACATGGTCGCCAGCCGCCCAGGCGGCGCCAGAGTGGAAGGCGTGCCGGATGCGAGTATCGCCGTGATGGAGCAGCCCGACCTCGTGCTGGTCTATGCCAGGGCCACGCCGGTCGATAAGGAGCCGGTGATACGCCAGTTCGACCTCATTCGTTCCCGATACGGACCTGCGCCGATCGTCGTGATTGCCGATCTCGACGATCACGAATGCATGCTGGCGGCGTTCCGGCATGCGGCGCGAGGCTACGTGCCCACGACGCTGCCTCGTCTGGTCGTGGTGGCGGCGATCGAACTCGTGCTGGCCGGCGGCACCTTCGTGCCGGAACAGATCATCAGCCGCCACCTTGTTCCATCCGTCGTGCCGGTCGATCCGCCTCCCTCGGAACCGGCCAGCCCGGCCACCGGCCCCGACATGCTTCTCACCACCCGCGAGACGGATGTCCTTCAGCTCCTGCGCGAAGGCAAGCCGAACAAGGTCATCGCCTACGCGCTGCAGATTTCGGAGAGCACGGTCAAGGTCCACGTCCGCAACATTATGAAGAAGCTGCGTGCCACCAACCGCACCCAGGTGGCCCTGTTCACGCACGTGAGCTGCGCGGGGTCCGCCGCGGTTACCGCGGTCGGAACCTGA
- a CDS encoding putative bifunctional diguanylate cyclase/phosphodiesterase, with protein MPWRPATGDGRDADELVRGADIALSRAKADGRGCWRFFEPEMDARMQARRALETDLRHAVAAGEFELFYQPIVDIRTRRTGGLEALLGWRHTGRGLVPPDAFIPLAEETGLIVPIGDWVLMRACAEAATWPGAPKVVVNLSSVQFTHRGLVDAVAAALERSGLDPARLELEITETVMLQETEATLATLRRLKGLGVRIAMDDFGTGYSSLSYLQRFPFDKVKIDRGFTRELETSPRSIAIVLAVIALCTDLGMTTTAEGVETETQFAVLSREGCAEAQGYLFSRPRPAGEIPALLARPAGDAAAPPA; from the coding sequence TTGCCATGGCGCCCGGCGACGGGCGACGGGCGCGACGCCGACGAGTTGGTGCGCGGCGCCGACATCGCGCTCTCTCGTGCCAAGGCGGACGGGCGGGGCTGCTGGCGCTTCTTCGAGCCGGAGATGGATGCGCGCATGCAGGCCCGCCGCGCCCTGGAGACGGACCTGCGCCATGCCGTCGCCGCCGGCGAGTTCGAGCTGTTCTACCAGCCGATCGTCGACATCCGCACGCGCCGTACCGGCGGACTGGAAGCGCTGCTGGGCTGGCGCCACACCGGACGCGGCCTGGTGCCACCCGATGCCTTCATCCCGCTGGCCGAGGAAACCGGCCTGATCGTCCCGATCGGGGACTGGGTACTGATGCGCGCCTGCGCCGAGGCCGCCACCTGGCCGGGCGCCCCGAAGGTCGTGGTGAACCTCTCTTCCGTGCAGTTCACCCATCGCGGGCTGGTCGATGCCGTCGCCGCCGCGCTGGAACGCTCGGGCCTCGATCCGGCGCGGCTGGAGCTGGAAATCACCGAGACGGTGATGCTGCAGGAAACCGAGGCGACCCTGGCCACGCTGCGGCGGCTGAAGGGGCTTGGCGTGCGCATCGCCATGGACGATTTCGGCACCGGCTATTCCAGCCTGAGCTATCTGCAGCGCTTTCCCTTCGACAAGGTCAAGATCGACCGGGGCTTCACCCGCGAACTGGAGACCTCGCCGCGCAGCATCGCCATCGTGCTGGCGGTGATCGCCCTGTGCACCGACCTCGGCATGACCACCACCGCCGAGGGGGTGGAGACGGAGACGCAGTTCGCCGTCCTGTCGCGGGAAGGCTGCGCCGAGGCGCAGGGCTACCTGTTCAGCCGGCCGCGCCCGGCCGGGGAGATCCCCGCCCTGCTGGCCCGCCCGGCCGGGGACGCGGCCGCCCCGCCCGCCTGA
- a CDS encoding EAL domain-containing protein — protein sequence MRACSAATWPGCPRIAVNLSPAQFAHRGLVDAVAVALQCSGLDPARLELEITETVMLQDTQVTLATLQRLKGLGVRIAMDDFGTGYSSLSCLQRFPFDKVKIDRSFTRGLEESPQSNAIVRAVTGLCIGLDMTTTAEGVETKAQFQVLFREGCGEAQGYLFSRPCPGAEIPALLARLESDPSSA from the coding sequence ATGCGCGCATGCAGCGCCGCCACCTGGCCGGGCTGCCCCCGCATCGCGGTGAATCTGTCTCCCGCGCAATTCGCGCATCGCGGGCTGGTCGACGCCGTCGCCGTGGCGTTGCAGTGCTCTGGCCTCGATCCGGCGCGGCTGGAGCTGGAAATCACCGAGACGGTGATGCTGCAGGACACGCAGGTGACGCTGGCCACGCTGCAGCGGCTGAAGGGCCTGGGCGTGCGCATCGCCATGGACGATTTCGGCACCGGCTATTCCAGCCTGAGCTGCCTGCAGCGCTTTCCCTTCGACAAGGTCAAGATCGACCGCAGCTTCACCCGCGGGCTGGAGGAGTCACCCCAGAGCAATGCCATCGTCCGCGCCGTGACCGGGCTGTGCATCGGGCTCGACATGACCACCACCGCCGAGGGGGTGGAGACCAAGGCACAGTTCCAGGTGCTGTTCCGCGAGGGCTGCGGCGAGGCGCAGGGCTACCTGTTCAGCCGGCCGTGCCCGGGCGCCGAGATCCCGGCGCTGCTGGCCCGGCTGGAGTCCGACCCATCATCCGCCTGA
- a CDS encoding response regulator produces the protein MAFDTTVGPADKAMPAGWRVLVVEDRSLIAGKVVRVLQAAGCIPVGPMPTLAAGEALVGTERLDAAVLDIDLRGEAVYPLAELLRRHGVPLLFLTGYGQAALPQAWQGVPLVAKPFEPAVLLAALGRLRAGQPAPVEETACRETSSDIALRAWDTIRQSRNIVMETRVLREVNRTEPQ, from the coding sequence ATGGCATTCGATACGACGGTTGGCCCGGCCGACAAGGCGATGCCTGCCGGATGGCGTGTGCTGGTGGTGGAGGATCGCAGCCTGATTGCCGGCAAGGTCGTGCGGGTGCTGCAGGCGGCCGGCTGCATCCCGGTGGGCCCCATGCCCACCCTGGCGGCCGGCGAGGCGCTGGTGGGCACGGAACGGCTGGATGCCGCGGTGCTCGACATCGACCTGCGTGGCGAGGCCGTCTACCCGCTGGCCGAGCTGTTGCGCCGGCATGGGGTCCCGCTGCTGTTCCTGACCGGCTATGGCCAGGCGGCCCTCCCGCAGGCCTGGCAAGGGGTGCCGCTGGTCGCCAAGCCCTTCGAACCGGCGGTGTTGCTCGCGGCGCTGGGGCGCCTGCGCGCCGGCCAGCCGGCGCCGGTGGAAGAGACAGCCTGCCGCGAGACCAGTTCGGATATCGCCCTGCGCGCCTGGGACACGATCCGGCAAAGCCGCAACATCGTCATGGAAACACGCGTGCTGCGCGAGGTGAACCGGACGGAGCCGCAATAG
- a CDS encoding PAS domain S-box protein, with product MDRTAEAALLGSAPAGRSDRRGAAAMAAALLLAFAATAPFAGQQLAAVPAFVPTCNAAIVILDLITAALLHGQYRELGERSFLALACGYAFSALLAAVHGLSFPDAFVPGSLIGGAQTPAWLWVGWHGLFPGFVAAYAALAWRERHPRGGTVAGASPRVTRRAMLTMLGLAAAAILAATAGMSLLPELMAGSVYRSPATRAFLLGAWAGHLTALALLVLSTRGRRVLDLWLAVMLLSALIDLAISAILVNGRYQLGFYAGRVYGLLTAGVVLVILLRQAMRLQSGLVRTLAALRESEARLALIFEVLPIGLGVMDTRGTLVLSNQEMRRFMPGGVMPSRDEARQWRWRGYHPDGRRLAREEFPGARALRGDTVRPGIEMLYTQDDGHETWTRVAAQPLRDASGRITGACAVVADIDAFKRTEAALRASEERLRRVLETEAVGVLFFDWTGTLVGANDVFLRMTGHDRVEIVTRRLTWRHMTPPEWIGESERQLEILAATGRIGPYEKEYFLKDGSRRWMLFAGRDLGDRTIVEYCIDIDDRKRAETALRASEARFRTLVEGVPQLVWRAGQDGGWNWTSPQWTAWTGQDATASLDHGWLRAVHPDDRDAVLAAWRQAAACGGFRAEHRLRHAGEDRYRWMQTQALPLRDAMGKIVEWLGTCTDVDDLRRLQEEQKLLLAELQHRTRNLLAVVGGIAGRTLATSASLEDFETRFDERLAALGRVQALLSREARPGEEARPGEGALAVTLDELVRLELLAHGVDAADRRVQVAGPPVLLPGRSVQLLALALHELSTNAVKHGALGRAGGSLAVSWTLHVPENGGAQHLCLEWREDGVPLPAAAGTHRGFGRELIETSLPYDLGAESRLEFGADGVCCRITLPLATARVATD from the coding sequence ATGGATCGGACCGCCGAGGCAGCCCTGCTGGGCTCGGCGCCGGCAGGCCGGTCGGACCGACGGGGCGCGGCGGCGATGGCGGCGGCGCTGCTGCTTGCCTTCGCCGCCACCGCGCCGTTCGCCGGGCAACAACTGGCTGCCGTGCCGGCCTTCGTCCCGACCTGCAACGCGGCGATCGTGATCCTCGACCTGATCACCGCCGCACTGCTGCATGGCCAGTATCGCGAACTGGGCGAACGCTCCTTCCTCGCACTCGCCTGCGGCTATGCGTTCTCGGCGCTGCTGGCGGCGGTGCACGGGCTCAGCTTCCCCGATGCCTTCGTCCCGGGCAGCCTGATCGGCGGCGCGCAAACCCCGGCCTGGCTGTGGGTGGGCTGGCACGGGCTGTTCCCCGGCTTCGTCGCCGCCTATGCCGCGCTGGCGTGGCGGGAACGGCACCCGCGGGGGGGCACCGTGGCAGGCGCGTCGCCGCGGGTCACCCGCCGGGCCATGCTGACCATGCTCGGGCTCGCCGCGGCCGCGATCCTGGCCGCCACCGCGGGCATGTCCCTGCTGCCGGAGTTGATGGCCGGCAGCGTCTATCGCTCGCCGGCGACGCGGGCCTTCCTGCTGGGCGCCTGGGCGGGGCATCTGACGGCGCTGGCGCTGCTGGTGCTGTCCACGCGCGGACGGCGGGTGCTGGATCTCTGGCTCGCGGTGATGCTGCTCTCCGCGCTGATCGACCTCGCGATCAGCGCCATCCTGGTCAACGGCCGCTACCAGCTTGGCTTCTATGCCGGCCGCGTCTACGGGCTGCTCACGGCCGGCGTCGTGCTGGTGATCCTGCTGCGCCAGGCCATGCGCCTGCAAAGCGGCCTGGTCCGCACCCTGGCGGCGCTGCGCGAGAGCGAGGCACGGCTGGCCCTGATCTTCGAGGTCCTGCCGATCGGCCTCGGCGTGATGGACACGCGCGGGACCCTCGTCCTCTCCAACCAGGAGATGCGCCGCTTCATGCCGGGCGGGGTGATGCCCTCGCGCGACGAGGCCCGCCAGTGGCGCTGGCGCGGCTATCACCCCGACGGGCGCCGCCTCGCGCGGGAGGAGTTCCCGGGGGCGCGGGCGCTGCGGGGAGACACCGTACGGCCGGGAATCGAAATGCTGTACACGCAGGATGACGGCCACGAGACCTGGACCCGCGTGGCCGCGCAGCCGCTGCGCGACGCCAGCGGCCGCATCACCGGCGCCTGCGCGGTGGTGGCCGACATCGACGCCTTCAAGCGCACCGAGGCGGCCCTGCGCGCGAGCGAGGAGCGGCTGCGGCGCGTGCTGGAAACCGAGGCCGTCGGCGTGCTGTTCTTCGATTGGACCGGCACCCTGGTCGGCGCCAACGACGTGTTCCTGCGCATGACCGGCCACGACCGCGTCGAGATCGTGACGCGCCGGCTGACCTGGCGGCACATGACGCCGCCAGAATGGATCGGGGAAAGCGAGCGGCAACTGGAAATCCTCGCCGCCACCGGGCGCATCGGGCCGTACGAGAAGGAGTATTTCCTCAAGGATGGGTCACGGCGCTGGATGCTGTTCGCCGGACGCGACCTCGGCGACCGCACCATCGTCGAGTACTGCATCGACATCGACGACCGCAAGCGCGCCGAGACGGCGCTGCGCGCGAGCGAGGCGCGGTTCCGCACCCTGGTGGAAGGCGTGCCGCAACTGGTCTGGCGCGCCGGCCAGGACGGGGGCTGGAACTGGACAAGCCCGCAATGGACCGCCTGGACCGGACAGGACGCCACGGCGAGCCTCGACCATGGCTGGCTGCGGGCGGTGCATCCGGACGACCGGGACGCGGTGCTGGCGGCGTGGCGGCAGGCCGCGGCGTGCGGCGGCTTCCGCGCCGAGCACCGGCTGCGCCATGCCGGCGAGGACCGCTATCGCTGGATGCAGACCCAGGCGCTGCCGCTGCGCGATGCCATGGGGAAGATCGTCGAATGGCTGGGCACCTGCACCGATGTCGACGACCTGCGCCGGCTGCAGGAGGAACAGAAGCTGCTGCTCGCCGAGCTGCAGCACCGCACCCGCAACCTGCTCGCGGTGGTCGGCGGCATTGCCGGGCGCACCCTGGCCACCAGCGCTTCGCTGGAGGATTTCGAGACGCGCTTCGACGAAAGGCTGGCGGCGCTGGGACGGGTGCAGGCGCTGCTCTCGCGCGAGGCGCGGCCGGGGGAAGAGGCGCGGCCGGGGGAAGGCGCGCTGGCGGTGACGCTGGACGAGCTGGTGCGGCTGGAGCTGCTGGCGCATGGCGTCGATGCGGCGGACCGGCGGGTGCAGGTCGCCGGCCCGCCGGTGCTGCTGCCGGGGCGCAGCGTGCAACTGCTGGCGCTGGCGCTGCACGAGCTGAGCACCAACGCGGTCAAGCATGGCGCGCTCGGCCGGGCGGGAGGATCGCTGGCGGTGTCCTGGACGTTGCACGTGCCGGAGAACGGCGGCGCGCAGCACTTGTGCCTGGAATGGCGGGAGGACGGCGTCCCCCTGCCCGCCGCCGCCGGCACGCATCGCGGCTTCGGTCGCGAGCTGATCGAGACCAGCCTGCCCTATGACCTGGGCGCCGAGAGCCGGCTGGAGTTCGGGGCGGATGGCGTGTGCTGCCGCATCACGCTGCCGCTCGCCACCGCCCGCGTGGCAACGGACTGA
- a CDS encoding ABC transporter substrate-binding protein yields MAALFGLVAAIGAGAAAQAAEPAHGGTIQYGHEQEGPCLLGGWIQQWYLQRQYADNLVSRDADGRIVPWLATSWTISGDRRTYTFQLRPGVAFTDGTKLDAQAVVDNIAIWFDADPARRNNAATFYFKDRFVSARATAPLTLQLDLNAPYEPLLTVLSHATFGILSPTALARGVAANCEQPIGSGPFIVDKWNRGQNVQFRRNPAYNSAPANARHQGPAYAERLVWKFLKDPTLRYGSLLSGESNVIYDVPAVAWEEANKRFHVIRHLTGGTPLRLQLNTEFPPFDDIRVRRAFAHAADRRRAVEVSFLGAAPFEGNAALSQSAPDYAKDLADAYPYDPALAGRLLDEAGWTARDADGIRLKDGRKLTVRIAYGAGYNITSDGAQALQIIQEQAREVGFEVVLRPTTQADWLGGKNRGPKEFEIQPAYWTATSAEVLKIVWRPDDGITRNPYNISRFQDPRLWTLITEADATADEARRRQLYQDAQRLLVDSAAVVGFSVLPVSIASQHRLRDVWISSAVGEPVFHDAWFVK; encoded by the coding sequence ATGGCGGCCCTGTTCGGGCTGGTCGCGGCGATCGGCGCCGGCGCGGCCGCGCAGGCCGCCGAACCGGCACACGGCGGCACGATCCAGTACGGGCATGAACAGGAGGGTCCGTGCCTGCTGGGCGGCTGGATCCAGCAATGGTACCTGCAGCGGCAATACGCCGACAACCTGGTCTCGCGCGATGCCGACGGCCGCATCGTGCCCTGGCTCGCCACCTCCTGGACGATTTCCGGCGACCGCAGGACCTACACCTTCCAGCTTCGCCCCGGCGTGGCCTTCACCGACGGCACCAAGCTGGACGCGCAGGCGGTGGTGGACAACATCGCCATCTGGTTCGATGCCGATCCGGCGCGGCGCAACAACGCCGCCACCTTCTACTTCAAGGACCGCTTCGTCTCCGCCCGCGCCACCGCGCCGCTGACCCTGCAACTGGATCTGAACGCCCCGTACGAGCCGCTGCTGACGGTGCTGTCGCACGCCACCTTCGGCATCCTCTCGCCCACCGCGCTCGCGCGCGGCGTGGCGGCGAACTGCGAGCAGCCGATCGGCTCCGGGCCGTTCATCGTCGATAAGTGGAACCGCGGCCAGAACGTGCAGTTCCGGCGCAATCCCGCCTACAACTCCGCGCCGGCGAATGCGCGCCACCAGGGACCGGCCTATGCCGAGCGGCTGGTGTGGAAGTTCCTCAAGGATCCGACGCTGCGCTACGGTTCGCTGCTCAGCGGCGAATCCAACGTGATCTACGACGTGCCCGCGGTGGCGTGGGAGGAAGCCAACAAGCGCTTCCACGTCATCCGCCATCTCACTGGCGGCACGCCGCTGCGCTTGCAGCTCAACACGGAATTCCCGCCCTTCGACGACATCCGCGTCCGCCGCGCCTTCGCCCATGCCGCCGACCGCAGGCGGGCGGTGGAGGTGTCCTTCCTCGGCGCCGCGCCCTTCGAAGGCAACGCCGCGCTGAGCCAGAGCGCCCCCGATTACGCGAAGGACCTCGCCGACGCCTATCCCTACGACCCGGCGCTGGCCGGGCGGCTGCTGGACGAGGCCGGCTGGACCGCGCGCGACGCCGACGGCATCCGTCTCAAGGACGGCCGCAAGCTGACGGTGCGCATCGCCTACGGCGCCGGCTACAACATCACCTCGGACGGCGCGCAGGCGCTGCAGATCATCCAGGAACAGGCGCGCGAGGTCGGCTTCGAGGTCGTGCTCCGGCCGACCACGCAGGCGGACTGGCTGGGCGGGAAGAACCGCGGGCCGAAGGAGTTCGAGATCCAGCCGGCCTACTGGACCGCGACCTCGGCCGAGGTGCTGAAGATCGTCTGGCGCCCAGACGACGGCATCACCCGTAACCCCTACAACATCTCGCGCTTCCAGGATCCGCGGCTGTGGACCCTGATCACCGAGGCCGACGCCACCGCCGACGAGGCCAGGCGCCGGCAACTCTACCAGGACGCACAGCGCCTGCTGGTGGACAGCGCGGCGGTGGTCGGCTTCTCGGTGCTGCCGGTCTCGATCGCCTCGCAGCACCGGCTGCGCGACGTGTGGATTTCCTCCGCGGTCGGCGAGCCCGTGTTCCACGACGCCTGGTTCGTGAAATGA
- a CDS encoding ABC transporter permease, whose protein sequence is MSPAPDQPPPARAAARLRRNLAWASRNLLGGVAVLWAAASFAFLIQTLLPGDRALIIINIASGNLTNPTQAEIDLVNAQYGFSDPLIVQYARYMLGLLQGDFGVSYQQHVPVLRIIAAQIGPTIELSFAALGIAWVIAIGLTVLTAGRDGPVSRGAANLQIVMATLPPYWIGTIMLVLFAVTLRLFPVEGSGTLIGLVLPAVSLAIPLAGFIGEVIQAEFTRVLEQPFVTSSRTRGMSDLGVRLRHVLRHAILPGVTLSGWAIGKLFSGAVLVEAVFARPGLGGVLVTATSARDIPVVTGIVVLSAAIFVVANLLVDRAYLVIDPRIKLA, encoded by the coding sequence ATGAGCCCGGCCCCGGACCAGCCCCCGCCGGCCAGGGCCGCGGCGAGGTTGCGCCGCAACCTCGCCTGGGCGTCGCGCAACCTGCTCGGCGGCGTCGCCGTGCTGTGGGCGGCGGCGAGCTTCGCCTTCCTGATCCAGACGCTGCTGCCCGGCGACCGGGCGCTGATCATCATCAACATCGCCTCCGGCAACCTCACCAACCCGACCCAGGCCGAGATCGACCTGGTCAACGCCCAATACGGATTCTCCGATCCGCTGATCGTGCAGTACGCCCGCTACATGCTGGGCCTGCTGCAGGGCGATTTCGGCGTTTCCTACCAGCAGCACGTGCCGGTGCTGCGCATCATCGCCGCCCAGATCGGCCCGACCATCGAGCTGTCCTTCGCCGCCCTCGGCATCGCCTGGGTGATCGCCATCGGGCTGACCGTGCTCACCGCCGGGCGCGACGGCCCGGTCTCGCGCGGCGCCGCCAACCTGCAGATCGTCATGGCCACGCTGCCGCCCTACTGGATCGGCACCATCATGCTGGTGCTGTTCGCGGTGACGCTGCGGCTGTTTCCGGTGGAAGGCAGCGGCACGCTGATCGGGCTGGTGCTGCCGGCGGTGTCGCTGGCGATCCCGCTCGCCGGCTTCATTGGCGAGGTGATCCAGGCCGAATTCACCCGCGTGCTGGAACAGCCCTTCGTCACCTCCTCGCGCACCCGCGGCATGAGCGACCTGGGCGTGCGGCTGCGCCACGTGCTGCGCCACGCCATCCTGCCCGGGGTGACGCTGTCGGGCTGGGCGATCGGCAAGCTGTTCTCGGGCGCGGTGCTGGTCGAGGCGGTGTTCGCCCGCCCCGGCCTCGGCGGGGTGCTGGTCACCGCCACCTCGGCCCGCGACATCCCGGTGGTCACCGGCATCGTCGTGCTCTCGGCGGCGATCTTCGTCGTCGCCAACCTGCTGGTCGATCGCGCCTACCTGGTCATCGACCCGAGGATCAAACTGGCATGA
- a CDS encoding ABC transporter permease translates to MSGSLAILHGVVVPRLRTTIAITGSVPISVYAAAAVVAFFLVAALAPSLLQTHGAFRLDLGATLQPPSFAHLLGTDQAGRDLYSRIIKGTGQSLSIGLGATAVSMTIAILLGVAAGLAGRLADTAISRCLDVLLSFPTLFLALLLVAVFGTSVTTQMLAVGIGTAPGYARMIRGQVLAVRGSGYVEAAVALGHPYHRIVRRHIFPNAMRPLVVMMTLGVGQAIIWASGLAFLGLGVAPPSPEWGALLDAGRAYVTRAWWLELMPGLAIVAFALSVTVIGRHLQDRLEGKVSLA, encoded by the coding sequence ATGAGCGGTTCCCTCGCGATCCTGCACGGCGTCGTCGTGCCGCGGCTGCGCACGACGATCGCGATCACCGGCAGCGTCCCCATCAGCGTCTACGCCGCCGCCGCGGTGGTGGCCTTCTTCCTGGTGGCGGCGCTGGCGCCGTCGCTGCTGCAGACCCACGGCGCCTTCAGGCTCGATCTCGGCGCCACGCTGCAGCCGCCCTCCTTCGCGCATCTGCTGGGCACCGACCAGGCCGGGCGCGACCTCTATTCGCGCATCATCAAGGGCACCGGGCAGTCGCTCAGCATCGGCCTCGGCGCCACCGCGGTCAGCATGACCATTGCCATCCTGCTCGGCGTCGCTGCCGGGCTGGCCGGGCGACTGGCCGACACCGCGATCAGCCGCTGCCTCGACGTGCTGCTGTCCTTCCCCACGCTGTTCCTGGCGCTGCTGCTGGTCGCCGTGTTCGGCACCAGCGTGACCACGCAGATGCTCGCGGTCGGCATCGGCACCGCGCCCGGCTATGCGCGCATGATCCGCGGCCAGGTGCTGGCGGTGCGCGGCTCGGGCTATGTCGAGGCGGCGGTGGCGCTCGGCCATCCCTATCACCGCATCGTCCGCCGCCACATCTTTCCCAACGCCATGCGGCCGCTGGTGGTGATGATGACGCTGGGCGTCGGGCAGGCGATCATCTGGGCCTCCGGCCTTGCCTTCCTCGGCCTCGGCGTGGCGCCGCCCTCGCCGGAATGGGGCGCGCTGCTCGATGCCGGGCGCGCCTATGTCACCCGCGCCTGGTGGCTGGAACTGATGCCGGGCCTGGCCATCGTCGCCTTCGCCCTCTCGGTCACGGTGATCGGGCGGCACCTGCAGGACCGGCTCGAAGGCAAGGTGTCGCTGGCATGA